A portion of the Manihot esculenta cultivar AM560-2 chromosome 2, M.esculenta_v8, whole genome shotgun sequence genome contains these proteins:
- the LOC110609836 gene encoding 17.4 kDa class I heat shock protein → MESPFVGWGWKRRGDFSSDDMWNPYGGGWGSIDYRGDLGGGTRDETSSLAHVNVDWRETDNAHIFRADLPGVRKEEVKVQVEDGNILQISGEKVKEQEDATDKWHRVERQRGGFVRRFRIPENANAEDIRCSLENGVLTVTVPKKQAGQIQRDVRYINVA, encoded by the exons ATGGAAAGTCCCTTTGTGGGTTGGGGTTGGAAACGTAGAGGAGACTTCTCCTCCGACGACATGTGGAACCCATATGGCGGTGGATGGGGCTCGATAGATTATCGTGGTGATCTCGGCGGCGGCACCAGAGATGAAACCAGTTCCCTGGCTCATGTTAATGTTGACTGGCGTGAGACCGACAATGCTCATATCTTTCGTGCTGATCTTCCTG GGGTGAGGAAGGAAGAGGTGAAGGTGCAGGTGGAAGATGGCAACATACTGCAAATAAGTGGGGAGAAGGTGAAGGAACAGGAAGACGCAACCGACAAATGGCACCGTGTGGAGCGTCAGCGAGGTGGCTTTGTAAGGCGGTTCAGGATCCCGGAGAATGCTAACGCTGAAGACATCAGATGCAGCCTTGAAAATGGAGTCTTGACTGTCACTGTGCCTAAGAAACAAGCTGGCCAAATCCAGCGTGATGTTAGGTACATCAACGTGGCCTAG
- the LOC110609630 gene encoding uncharacterized oxidoreductase At4g09670, which translates to MAETLIRFGIIGCAEIARKVSRAITLAPNAHLYAVASRSVEKAAAFAKANNFPSDAKIYGSYESLLDDPLVDAVYVPLPTSLHVKWACLAAQKKKHILLEKPVGLNVAEFDEILRACEANGVQIMDGTMWMHNPRTQKMREFLSDKERFGELRTIHSTFTLAADEDFLKNDIRVKPDLDGLGALGDAGWYTIRATLWAADYELPKTVIALRGSVLNEAGVILACGASLHWEDGKVAVLHCSFLTHLTTFVTAIGTKGTLHVDDFIIPFTEKEASYTATSKAWFNELVTGWVPLPSQNTVFVDLPQEACMVREFARLVGNIKAHGAKPDQTWPTRSRKTQLVLDAIKTSIEKGFEPVEIAN; encoded by the exons ATGGCGGAAACCTTAATCCGTTTCGGCATAATTGGCTGCGCAGAGATTGCCCGAAAGGTCTCTCGAGCAATAACCCTCGCTCCCAACGCCCACCTCTATGCCGTTGCCAGCCGCTCTGTGGAAAAAGCGGCGGCCTTTGCTAAAGCTAATAATTTTCCTTCCGACGCCAAGATATATGGCTCCTACGAGTCCCTCCTCGACGACCCACTTGTCGACGCCGTCTATGTACCTTTACCCACCAGCCTTCATGTGAAATGGGCTTGTTTGGCTGCTCAGAAGAAGAAGCATATTTTGTTGGAGAAGCCTGTGGGACTCAATGTTGCCGAGTTTGATGAGATTTTGCGTGCTTGCGAGGCTAATGGAGTGCAGATTATGGATGGTACCATGTGGATGCATAATCCCAGAACCCAGAAGATGCGAGAGTTCTTATCTGATAAGGAGCGTTTTGGAGAACTCAGAACG ATACACAGTACCTTTACATTGGCCGCAGATGAGGATTTTCTGAAGAATGACATCCGTGTCAAGCCAGATCTTGATGGTCTTGGTGCTCTTGGAGATGCTGGGTGGTATACTATTCGAGCAACCCTCTGGGCCGCTGATTATGAACTGCCAAAGACTGTTATAGCCTTGCGCGGGTCTGTTTTAAATGAAGCCGGGGTGATTTTGGCCTGTGGGGCGTCTCTACATTGGGAAGATGGCAAAGTAGCAGTATTGCATTGCTCTTTTTTAACACATTTGACAACGTTTGTTACTGCAATTGGCACAAAGGGAACTTTACATGTTGATGATTTCATCATTCCTTTTACTGAGAAGGAAGCCTCTTACACAGCAACTTCAAAAGCTTGGTTCAATGAACTCGTTACAGGATGGGTACCATTGCCGAGCCAGAACACGGTATTCGTAGATCTCCCTCAGGAAGCTTGCATGGTGAGAGAATTTGCTCGGTTGGTTGGAAATATCAAGGCACATGGAGCAAAACCTGACCAAACGTGGCCGACTCGCAGTAGGAAGACACAACTCGTACTGGATGCAATAAAGACATCAATCGAGAAAGGTTTCGAGCCTGTTGAGATTGCAAATTGA